A genome region from Magnolia sinica isolate HGM2019 chromosome 8, MsV1, whole genome shotgun sequence includes the following:
- the LOC131253674 gene encoding NADH dehydrogenase [ubiquinone] 1 alpha subcomplex subunit 1: MIWLEAVLPLGIIAGMLCVMGNAQYYIHKAAHGRPKHIGSDMWDVAMERRDKKIMEMMSSAAQD, translated from the exons atgaTCTGGTTGGAAGCAGTTCTTCCATTAGGAATCATAGCTGGAATGCTTTGTGTTATGGGAAATGCTCAGTATTACATACACAAGGCTGCCCATGGCAGG CCAAAGCATATTGGAAGTGATATGTGGGATGTTGCTATGGAAAGGAGGGATAAGAAGATTATGGAGATGATGTCTTCTGCTGCTCAAGATTGA